Proteins encoded together in one Paramagnetospirillum magnetotacticum MS-1 window:
- the glk gene encoding glucokinase, with protein sequence MSGSASGFVLVADIGGTHARFALVGEDGEAVNPVVLRCADYDGPAPAIKAYLSDQGAGAAPRRGAFAVASVIDGDRIELTNSPWRFSISETQRAVGLERLEVVNDFTAVALSVRHLKPEHLLTIGGGAAQAGLPIAVLGPGTGLGVSALIPGESGRWTALATEGGHVTMAAASEREARILDRLRTQFDHVSAERVLSGQGLVNLYQAVAALSGHQAVFSTPDVITKRGLDGSCPISREAVETFFAMMGTVAGNLALSLGAKGGVFIAGGILPRMADAFRASSFRTRFEAHGRFQPYLAAIPTWLITHPLPAFVGLAGLIRPKADHRTLA encoded by the coding sequence ATGAGCGGGAGTGCATCAGGATTTGTCCTGGTCGCCGATATCGGTGGCACACATGCCCGCTTCGCCCTGGTGGGCGAGGACGGGGAGGCGGTCAATCCTGTCGTGTTGCGCTGCGCCGATTACGACGGCCCGGCTCCGGCCATCAAGGCCTATCTTTCCGATCAGGGCGCGGGCGCCGCACCCAGACGCGGTGCTTTCGCCGTGGCCTCGGTCATTGACGGCGATCGTATCGAACTGACCAATTCGCCTTGGCGCTTTTCCATCTCCGAGACCCAAAGGGCCGTGGGGCTGGAGCGGCTGGAGGTGGTCAACGACTTCACCGCCGTGGCCCTGTCGGTACGCCATCTGAAGCCTGAACATCTGTTGACCATCGGCGGCGGCGCGGCGCAAGCGGGTCTGCCCATTGCCGTGCTGGGGCCGGGAACGGGGCTGGGGGTGTCGGCCTTGATTCCTGGCGAATCCGGTCGGTGGACAGCCCTGGCCACCGAGGGCGGACACGTCACCATGGCCGCCGCCAGCGAGCGCGAGGCCCGCATCCTCGACCGCTTGCGCACCCAGTTCGACCATGTTTCCGCCGAGCGGGTCCTGTCGGGCCAGGGGCTGGTCAACCTCTATCAGGCGGTCGCCGCCCTGTCGGGGCATCAGGCGGTGTTCTCCACCCCCGACGTCATCACCAAGCGCGGGCTGGACGGATCGTGTCCCATCAGCCGCGAGGCGGTGGAGACATTCTTCGCCATGATGGGGACTGTGGCCGGAAATCTGGCTCTGTCTCTGGGGGCCAAGGGCGGCGTGTTCATCGCGGGCGGCATCCTGCCGCGCATGGCCGATGCCTTCCGCGCCTCCTCCTTCAGGACCCGCTTCGAGGCCCATGGGCGTTTCCAGCCCTATCTGGCCGCCATCCCCACCTGGCTGATCACCCATCCGCTGCCCGCCTTTGTTGGACTTGCGGGGTTGATCCGGCCAAAGGCCGACCATCGGACTTTGGCCTAG